From one Sorangium aterium genomic stretch:
- a CDS encoding SPW repeat domain-containing protein, which yields MARSNVSLGAYELPTTYLPPDDIPTAELASLAPSVRAVQRTTTIPARPLLGAVPLARIVPEDVHSVLDYSNGLIVALAGLSARTKAAKVAGVALGASVVFVSLLTDYRLSLAKRIPIEAHEVIDHAFGASAIAAPFALGYAKRDPLAAVIHVAAGAVTILGSLLTDYRAVRGAGRRPRRA from the coding sequence GCGCATACGAGCTGCCGACGACCTACCTGCCGCCGGACGACATACCGACTGCAGAGCTCGCCTCGCTCGCCCCGAGCGTGCGGGCGGTGCAGCGGACGACGACGATCCCTGCGAGGCCGCTCCTCGGCGCCGTGCCCCTCGCGCGGATCGTCCCCGAGGACGTGCACTCCGTCCTCGACTACTCGAACGGACTCATCGTCGCTCTGGCCGGGCTCTCCGCGCGGACGAAGGCCGCAAAGGTCGCGGGCGTCGCGCTCGGCGCCTCGGTCGTCTTCGTCTCCCTGCTCACCGACTACCGGCTGAGCCTGGCAAAGCGGATACCGATCGAGGCGCACGAGGTCATCGACCATGCCTTCGGCGCGTCGGCGATCGCGGCGCCGTTCGCGCTCGGCTACGCGAAGCGCGACCCGCTCGCCGCGGTCATCCACGTCGCCGCGGGGGCGGTTACGATCCTGGGGTCGCTGCTCACCGATTATCGCGCGGTGAGGGGCGCCGGGCGCCGGCCGAGGCGGGCGTAG
- a CDS encoding SpoIIE family protein phosphatase, with amino-acid sequence MTRKRRTLAFLIDNVVGDYQSELRAGIERGAAAHDVNLLTAFSDPAMARRPEVADRGTFYHLIGPETADGVIVASSTLSPYGGMEVMRSFCRSFAPLPVCSIGTAIDDVPSLMVDNALGSEISVGHMADEHGCRRIAYIGGPSSSEEAALRACGYRRALAARALPFDERLLVFGGFTIPTGRAAMRELLARGVAFDAVVAANDRMALAAIEVLKAEGRRIPEDVLVCGFDDVGIARFTKPSLTTVRQPIERLGGMAVSTVLRMIDGEAVEALQLARVELTQRESCGCGYRAGDTFLQPVPSARGFPRPIADQRASLERALASSVAIPRGALDGWAGDLLAAMEAELAGDEGRFLRALQALLDGARREGVLLEEFQAVISLLRSRVQGSPVGGDAALEQLWHAARILIGSECVHVEGEQRLNVELAAIDVTYGARGFSACLSLPVLKGLLASELPRMRFSDVAVSLYDDAQQATMKPLFVMEDGHEVEVPAVSFPSHLLAPPGFLEADERISRIVLPVAFGDEERFGVAVLDHRASGMMYEVLRLQLGSAVKAAALHRQVVREVELRERLEQERVRQESQVAARIQTTLVPKQLSIEGLDLCAVMKPAAEVGGDYYDVIPANGGGWLGIGDVAGHGLAAGLIMLMIQSMVSALTCNDPAASPAKVVTALNKAIFKNVRDRLERDEHATLLLLRYERNGRVTFAGAHDDLIVCSARTRRCACIPSSGVWIGALPEIGALTRDAELYLGDGDVLVLYSDGVTEARNAHHEQFGLERLCAVIEAVQTEPVSVIRDRILEEVEGWCPSPDDDITIVVARYRAPE; translated from the coding sequence ATGACGAGGAAGCGTCGGACGCTCGCATTTCTGATCGACAATGTCGTTGGCGACTACCAGTCCGAGCTGCGCGCCGGGATCGAGCGCGGCGCCGCGGCGCACGACGTCAACCTGCTGACGGCGTTCAGCGACCCGGCCATGGCTCGCCGGCCGGAGGTGGCGGACCGGGGCACCTTCTATCACCTCATCGGCCCTGAGACCGCCGACGGCGTCATCGTCGCCTCATCGACGCTCTCCCCTTACGGCGGCATGGAGGTCATGCGATCGTTCTGCCGGTCCTTCGCGCCGCTGCCGGTGTGCAGCATCGGGACCGCGATCGACGATGTGCCGAGCCTGATGGTCGACAACGCCCTCGGGAGCGAGATCTCGGTCGGGCACATGGCGGACGAGCACGGGTGCCGGCGCATCGCGTACATCGGCGGCCCGAGCAGCAGCGAGGAGGCCGCGCTGCGCGCCTGCGGGTACCGGAGGGCGCTCGCGGCGCGGGCGCTCCCTTTCGACGAGCGCCTCCTCGTGTTCGGTGGGTTCACGATCCCGACGGGGCGCGCGGCGATGCGCGAGCTCCTGGCTCGCGGGGTGGCGTTCGACGCCGTGGTGGCGGCCAACGACAGGATGGCGCTCGCGGCGATCGAGGTGCTCAAGGCCGAGGGACGCCGCATCCCGGAGGACGTCCTCGTGTGCGGGTTCGATGACGTCGGCATCGCTCGCTTCACGAAGCCGTCGTTGACGACGGTGCGCCAGCCGATCGAGCGGCTCGGGGGGATGGCCGTGAGCACGGTCCTCCGCATGATCGACGGCGAGGCTGTCGAGGCGCTGCAGCTCGCGCGTGTGGAGCTCACGCAGCGCGAGTCCTGCGGCTGCGGCTACCGCGCGGGCGACACGTTCCTTCAGCCGGTCCCCTCGGCGCGCGGCTTCCCGCGCCCCATCGCGGATCAGCGGGCGTCGCTGGAGCGCGCGCTCGCCAGCAGCGTGGCGATCCCGAGGGGCGCCCTCGACGGCTGGGCGGGCGACCTGCTCGCCGCGATGGAGGCGGAGCTCGCGGGCGACGAGGGGCGCTTCCTGCGCGCGCTCCAGGCGCTCCTCGACGGGGCGAGGCGCGAGGGCGTGCTCCTCGAGGAGTTCCAGGCCGTGATATCGCTCTTGCGCTCGCGGGTACAGGGGTCACCCGTGGGCGGCGACGCAGCGCTGGAGCAGCTCTGGCACGCCGCGCGCATCCTGATCGGGAGCGAGTGCGTGCACGTCGAGGGGGAGCAGCGGCTGAACGTGGAGCTCGCCGCGATCGATGTCACTTACGGCGCGCGGGGCTTCTCCGCGTGCTTGAGCCTGCCCGTGCTCAAGGGGTTGCTGGCGTCGGAGCTGCCGAGGATGCGGTTCTCGGACGTCGCCGTGTCGCTGTACGACGATGCTCAGCAGGCCACCATGAAGCCGCTGTTCGTGATGGAGGACGGCCACGAGGTGGAGGTGCCGGCCGTGAGCTTCCCGTCGCACCTCCTGGCGCCCCCGGGCTTCCTGGAAGCCGACGAGCGCATCAGCAGGATCGTGCTTCCGGTTGCGTTCGGCGACGAGGAGCGGTTCGGCGTCGCGGTGCTCGATCACCGCGCCAGCGGGATGATGTACGAGGTGCTGCGCCTCCAGCTCGGCTCCGCGGTCAAGGCCGCGGCGCTGCACCGGCAGGTCGTCCGGGAGGTGGAGCTGCGCGAGCGGCTGGAGCAGGAGCGGGTCCGTCAGGAGAGCCAGGTCGCGGCGCGCATTCAGACAACGCTGGTGCCGAAGCAGCTCTCGATCGAGGGGCTCGACCTCTGCGCGGTCATGAAGCCGGCGGCCGAGGTCGGCGGCGATTACTACGATGTGATCCCGGCGAACGGGGGCGGGTGGCTTGGGATCGGCGATGTCGCGGGGCACGGGCTCGCGGCGGGCCTCATCATGCTGATGATCCAGAGCATGGTATCGGCGCTTACGTGCAACGACCCGGCCGCGAGCCCGGCGAAGGTCGTCACGGCGCTCAACAAGGCAATTTTCAAGAACGTCCGCGATCGTCTGGAGCGCGACGAGCACGCGACGCTCCTCTTGCTCCGGTACGAGCGCAACGGGCGCGTGACGTTCGCGGGCGCGCACGACGACCTGATCGTGTGCTCGGCGCGGACGCGGCGCTGCGCGTGCATTCCGAGCTCAGGCGTCTGGATCGGCGCGCTGCCCGAGATCGGCGCGTTGACGCGGGATGCGGAGCTCTACCTTGGGGACGGGGACGTTCTCGTGCTCTACAGCGATGGCGTGACCGAGGCGCGGAACGCCCATCATGAGCAGTTCGGGCTGGAGCGGCTCTGCGCCGTCATCGAGGCTGTCCAGACCGAGCCTGTCAGCGTGATCCGCGACCGGATCCTCGAGGAGGTCGAGGGGTGGTGCCCGAGCCCGGACGACGACATCACGATCGTCGTGGCGAGGTATCGGGCGCCCGAGTAG